The genomic DNA AGGGCCAACACCTTCTGGATGCTGTCATAGAGCGTGCCCGCGTCACCACCGGGGAAATCGGCACGTGCGGATCCGCCGTCAGGCATAAACAGCGTATCACCGACAAAACAGGCATCACCGATAACATGCACCATACAGGCAGGTGTATGCCCCGGCGTGGCAATGACAAAAGCTTGCATATTCCCGATCTGATAAGTGTCGCCTTCTTTGAACAAAGCATCAAACTGCGATCCGTCGCGCTGGAATTCCGTGCCTGCGTTAAAGATCTTGCCAAAAGTGTCCTGCACAACTGTGATCTTCTCACCTACACCGATCTTGCCACCCAGCTTTTCCTGAATATAGGGGGCTGCGCTTAGGTGGTCGGCGTGCACATGGGTCTCGATGATCCAGTCGAGCTTCAGGCTGCGCCGCTCGACTTCAGCGATCAGCGCATCGGCGCTGTCATAGGTTAGGCGGCCTGCGGCATAGTCGATATCCAGCACACTATCAATGATCGCGCAATGATCACCGTCAGGTTCCGACACGACATAGCTGATCGTATTTGTTGCCTCGTCAAAGAAGGGCGAAACATGGGGTTTGATCGTCATATCAAAAGGATAAGGCATCAGTTTCTCCTCATAAAATACATTACGATATCGGAATATATAGATGGCTCAGCGCCTTCATTGATCGAAATCAATCCTACCCCATACATTTGCGGCAGGTGACGGCGTAGGGCACGGCATCCAGACGTTCCGGAGAGATGTCACCTCCGCATTTGGCGCAAATGCCATAGGTGCCCTTCGCGATCCGTTTCAACGCATCATTCAAGAGCCCCACCTCTTTCTGATTGCTCAGTCCAAGGCTGCTCAGGACTTCGTCGTCTTCAAGATCAATAGCCTGATCTTCAAGATCGGCCGGAAGGGGTTGATCAAGATCGTCAGAAATCTTCTGCATATGCGCAGTCAGCTCTGCAATCCGGTTTTCGATCTGTGCTTTGCGTTCTTCAAAAGCCACGTGCCTGTCCTTCCATAACTTTGGGATGGGGCGCACTCATTCCGCCCGTAATCCAGATGCCCCAGCTATGTCAGCTTCGCCCCCAACGTGCTTTGATTTTGATCAATACCAGCCCCGTGCGTTCCGGTACCAGTGGTTCGTAAACCCAGTGAAAAGGAAATTTGTGATGAGCCGGATGATCCATGTCTTTGAACGCACGACCCATGAGGCACATGAATGGGTGAACGATCTGGCCGGACGCACCGGTTGGACCAATGAACGCGAGGTCCTGCGCTTGCTGCGTACTGTACTGACCAAAATTCGTGATCATCTTCCGGTCGATGAAATGGCACAGTTTTCGGCGCAGCTTCCGATGCTTGTGCGCGGGATGTTCTTCGAAGGCTGGCAGCCAAAACTGACGCCGGTTCAGGAACGCCACGCCGCGGATTTCATCGCGGCGGTCGATGCGCAGGTCGGCGATGTGATCGACTATCAGGGATCAAAAGACATCAAGGCGGTCTTCAACGTCATCAATGCCCATATCTCACGCGGCGAAGTAGAAGATGTTCGCGCGTGCCTGCCACAAGAGTTGCGCGATTTATGGCCCGTGCCATAGGGCGACCGCACCTATGCCATTCACCCCACCCGTGCGGCGACCCATGGCAGCGCCTGCGGCAAGAGCGCCTCAAGTGCCGCTTGAAAGCTCCTTGCAATTGTATCGGCCCGATCATCGGCAACCGGCAACACCGTGGCAAACCGCTGTGTGCCCAACACCCTTTGATCGCGGTCACGCAACACAGTCAGCTCGAACGACACCCGCGCCACAAAACTGCCATCTGTTTGCCGATCAACCCCGAAGGCATCAATCCGCGTCAGCAGCACCGCATCAGGCACGGGGCCCGCCCCTTGTGCGCCCACAAAGCCGATCTGCCCACTGGACGCGATTGACTGGATCAGGACCGTCTGGAACATATTCGGCACGGTATCGGCCCAGCGCGCATCAGGCAGATAAGTGACAGAGAGCGGGTCCTGCTTGATCAAGATCCGGTCGGTGGCGATCGCGGCAGCGGCGCTTGGCTCAAGCACCAGCAATGTCCGCGATGATCGTCTTGTCTGACCGGCGCTGCTGACAGGCTGCAAGGCATAGGTATCGCGCGGAGCGGCCGCGTCATTGAGAACCCCGAGTGCCGTGCAGCCGGGCAGGGCGAGTGTCG from Yoonia rosea includes the following:
- a CDS encoding MBL fold metallo-hydrolase; this translates as MPYPFDMTIKPHVSPFFDEATNTISYVVSEPDGDHCAIIDSVLDIDYAAGRLTYDSADALIAEVERRSLKLDWIIETHVHADHLSAAPYIQEKLGGKIGVGEKITVVQDTFGKIFNAGTEFQRDGSQFDALFKEGDTYQIGNMQAFVIATPGHTPACMVHVIGDACFVGDTLFMPDGGSARADFPGGDAGTLYDSIQKVLALPDDMRLFMCHDYGPNGRDIKWETTVAEEKAHNIHVGHGKTRDEFIKFRTERDATLDMPRLIIPSLQVNMRAGEVPRDQDGNEMLKVPLNKL
- a CDS encoding TraR/DksA family transcriptional regulator; protein product: MAFEERKAQIENRIAELTAHMQKISDDLDQPLPADLEDQAIDLEDDEVLSSLGLSNQKEVGLLNDALKRIAKGTYGICAKCGGDISPERLDAVPYAVTCRKCMG
- a CDS encoding DUF2267 domain-containing protein — its product is MSRMIHVFERTTHEAHEWVNDLAGRTGWTNEREVLRLLRTVLTKIRDHLPVDEMAQFSAQLPMLVRGMFFEGWQPKLTPVQERHAADFIAAVDAQVGDVIDYQGSKDIKAVFNVINAHISRGEVEDVRACLPQELRDLWPVP
- a CDS encoding ABC-type transport auxiliary lipoprotein family protein gives rise to the protein MTLTRRTFMLATLALPGCTALGVLNDAAAPRDTYALQPVSSAGQTRRSSRTLLVLEPSAAAAIATDRILIKQDPLSVTYLPDARWADTVPNMFQTVLIQSIASSGQIGFVGAQGAGPVPDAVLLTRIDAFGVDRQTDGSFVARVSFELTVLRDRDQRVLGTQRFATVLPVADDRADTIARSFQAALEALLPQALPWVAARVG